One region of Vescimonas fastidiosa genomic DNA includes:
- a CDS encoding terpene cyclase/mutase family protein, whose amino-acid sequence MKKRIISLLLALIMALLLLPVSVLAVESSAEPTISADLPAEVALQPGDNFTLTVTALGSGTLSYQWYANTVSDYAGGTKIKGAESATYDVATAVEQVLYYYVEVTNTEEGKGPATVRSAICKVTVSESGSGELSDIPEITKDVVDAEDVVLPWHATTPRAFDIAIRDLGMTKVSYQWYKNSQKSYEGAEAIPDTNSTRLTVGGTTVVGTSYYFCVVTNTLADGSTKTARSAIGSLTIKAPAEMLFGLVVGQEPVGKVYIRVGDNVPLRDDLKNGMGESITDPGPYGDLVINQGTYRTEYIYPSDTMMTIIARALIEEGHRQVGGEKGYISSIIANYGTENSVELSEFRRGKGSGWMGTLNDWCTNQGFDKYTVAKGDVRDGDSIDVMYTTDYGNDIHCGFETADASLASMDVGSWKTWDLTNSGDVYAYEAVVNTDGTTVKVRPRALEKQYKTRVFVGDKEYRVGASSEPIPFEGNSLTITVKTVLPGSSTTAETVGKTYTFTILRDQHILTQKGDVTVDLLRKDGTVMQEGVVPSFTVWSGDFATSVSAYTADESKNTTGFVLHLPNLPEGVTGQVITSGGTCYAIENGTATVQGELARHGTIYFTIRLNANGGRSEYELRFAKPAATLGLSKCGFAGGNQAYNAENIYNGQPEGTMFQVNSTGKETGETGFDANWYEYNIHVTEKIQNLKSNGYAGIKLLSSSMVQVKVNDKVLLAPAKAMAGTALASQLMNVKNRIQLSGEKTDLCIRIENAKDSTDVVTYTFHIIRHSIEAAELEAMIQALPEAKYFVYATDEASVRQVKKLYDECKDEVKAQLSDGAKAKIEALWAELERQYQAGMDLTSAVLAEVNKYKADIPSTATELTDELYAKYADAIRTSGKLYDKLQDWALVLWTSSASKENSVLQNALKLLNKYETAKGSTIGQATDYLDDFMLTASGFNLTLGSAWNAYPVTFKDITYSNTKLGGEAGLPWNEAGRLRFEIDDPSIFEIREVKSFYADKGLGSNGEVYENILYYLIPLKEGTTTFRVTLTDETGTFYGQTPETIVHVNSPAEAAVEKLDQKLTNIKSLPRTRQYDTHYYWQGQEGAPFTFKVNGENAKVYVWDYLGGGKKTAYPVAADGTVTVLLKDGYNPIEVTADYEGKTVTQVYGLKGKVIDYTLSNVTRPGQEPRLGDTIDLKITGLSVPVYKILRIYNPMGPHFVYFTDELPQQYMLNSNNDQYHIGSMRIVLTGSGTINLTGGYIYETWMGSKLGSELTQGNTGEIAPQEENNFSVLPDLSFTVADYDGYTGQAWINTEVEGGPVTKAGKTVTINMPNMPLDEIAKNYPSVTNSTTVKLQSVLTIFGTNIPGLETVESKTVQNPLSGKDANLTPITSITFTVPADTPAGTYKIYGGTVKLRCGDPNYTIATKYLYERQIRDVELTVLPEVDYSGIYKTTGDFMATLGTPTVNSTGGEWMVIGLARSGRTVPAGYYDNVVEYVKAKADANERLHPAKVTDNARVILALTAIGKDVTNVGGHNLLKGLDNMAYVQTQGINGPIFTLIALDSHNYPTMGDVTREKLIETILGAALEDGGWTLSGTKADPDMTAMAIQALAPYYKTNETVKAAVDKALDVLSGLQQGDGGFGSWGTVNSESCAQVIVALTALGLDPTCDSRFVKNGKTPLDALAGFFVDGGGFKHVADKGRDGMATEQGYYALASYYRFLNGQTSLYDMSDVAVQTAGTSGGDNSGNGTNNGGTPATGDTGVLVWVIALPVAAVAAAFVLKRKKREE is encoded by the coding sequence ATGAAAAAAAGAATCATTTCTCTGCTGCTGGCGCTTATCATGGCGCTGTTACTGCTTCCCGTGAGCGTGCTGGCGGTGGAGAGCTCGGCGGAGCCGACGATTTCGGCGGACCTGCCGGCGGAGGTGGCGCTGCAGCCGGGTGACAATTTCACCCTCACCGTCACGGCCCTGGGGTCGGGTACGCTGAGCTATCAGTGGTACGCCAACACCGTCAGCGACTACGCAGGCGGCACCAAGATCAAGGGCGCGGAGAGCGCCACCTATGATGTGGCCACCGCCGTGGAGCAGGTGCTGTACTACTATGTAGAGGTGACCAACACCGAGGAGGGGAAGGGCCCGGCCACGGTGCGCTCGGCTATCTGCAAGGTGACCGTCAGCGAGAGCGGCAGCGGCGAGCTCAGCGACATCCCCGAGATCACCAAGGATGTGGTGGACGCGGAAGATGTGGTTCTGCCTTGGCACGCTACAACGCCTCGTGCTTTCGATATAGCTATACGCGACCTGGGTATGACCAAGGTTTCCTACCAGTGGTATAAGAACTCCCAAAAGAGCTACGAGGGGGCGGAGGCCATTCCCGACACCAACAGTACGCGGCTTACTGTTGGGGGCACCACAGTGGTGGGCACTTCTTACTACTTCTGCGTGGTGACCAACACCCTGGCGGACGGGTCCACCAAGACCGCCCGCTCCGCCATCGGCAGCCTGACCATCAAGGCCCCGGCGGAGATGCTTTTCGGTCTGGTGGTGGGACAGGAGCCTGTGGGCAAAGTTTACATCCGCGTGGGCGACAATGTACCCCTACGGGATGACCTGAAAAACGGCATGGGTGAGAGTATCACGGACCCCGGCCCCTACGGAGACCTGGTTATAAATCAAGGCACCTACAGAACGGAGTATATCTATCCATCCGACACTATGATGACCATTATCGCCCGGGCCTTGATCGAGGAAGGCCACCGGCAGGTGGGCGGCGAGAAGGGCTACATCAGCTCCATCATCGCCAACTATGGCACGGAGAACAGCGTAGAGCTCAGCGAGTTCCGCCGTGGCAAGGGCAGTGGCTGGATGGGCACCCTGAACGACTGGTGTACCAACCAGGGCTTTGACAAATATACCGTGGCCAAGGGGGATGTTAGAGACGGTGACAGCATTGATGTAATGTACACCACCGACTACGGCAACGACATCCACTGCGGCTTTGAAACCGCGGATGCGTCCCTGGCGTCTATGGATGTAGGTAGCTGGAAAACCTGGGATCTGACAAACAGCGGTGATGTATATGCTTATGAGGCGGTTGTTAATACTGACGGTACTACTGTGAAGGTACGGCCTCGTGCTTTGGAAAAGCAGTATAAGACCCGTGTATTTGTGGGGGACAAGGAGTATCGAGTGGGCGCAAGCAGCGAGCCTATTCCTTTTGAGGGTAATTCTCTGACAATCACGGTCAAGACTGTGCTGCCCGGCTCCTCCACTACGGCGGAGACCGTGGGCAAGACCTATACTTTTACCATTCTGCGGGACCAGCATATCCTAACCCAAAAGGGCGATGTGACGGTGGACCTGCTGCGCAAGGATGGGACTGTGATGCAGGAGGGAGTTGTTCCCAGCTTCACGGTGTGGAGCGGTGATTTTGCTACAAGTGTTTCGGCCTATACGGCGGACGAGAGCAAGAATACCACCGGCTTTGTGCTGCACCTGCCCAACCTGCCGGAGGGCGTGACGGGCCAGGTGATAACCTCCGGCGGCACCTGCTATGCCATTGAAAACGGCACGGCCACGGTGCAGGGGGAGCTGGCTCGGCACGGAACGATTTATTTCACCATTCGGCTCAATGCCAACGGCGGACGAAGTGAATACGAACTGCGGTTTGCTAAGCCTGCGGCGACCCTGGGCCTTAGCAAGTGCGGCTTTGCCGGAGGCAACCAGGCATATAATGCCGAGAATATCTACAACGGTCAGCCCGAGGGAACCATGTTCCAGGTGAATTCAACGGGGAAAGAGACCGGAGAGACCGGATTTGATGCCAACTGGTATGAGTACAATATCCATGTTACGGAAAAGATTCAAAACCTAAAATCCAACGGATACGCAGGTATAAAGTTGTTGTCCTCGTCCATGGTGCAGGTTAAGGTGAACGACAAAGTACTTCTCGCACCGGCCAAAGCCATGGCTGGCACAGCTCTGGCCTCCCAGCTTATGAATGTCAAAAACCGCATTCAGTTGAGCGGCGAGAAAACAGACCTCTGCATCCGTATTGAAAACGCCAAGGACAGCACGGATGTGGTGACTTACACCTTCCACATCATCCGCCACTCTATCGAGGCTGCGGAGCTGGAGGCTATGATCCAGGCTTTGCCCGAGGCAAAGTATTTTGTGTATGCAACAGACGAGGCATCGGTGCGCCAAGTCAAGAAATTGTACGACGAGTGCAAGGACGAGGTGAAGGCCCAGCTTTCCGACGGGGCCAAGGCTAAAATCGAGGCCCTGTGGGCCGAGCTGGAGCGGCAGTACCAGGCAGGTATGGACTTAACCAGCGCCGTGTTGGCAGAGGTGAACAAGTATAAGGCCGACATCCCCAGCACCGCCACGGAGCTGACGGACGAGCTTTACGCCAAGTACGCCGACGCCATCCGCACCTCCGGCAAGCTGTATGACAAGCTCCAGGACTGGGCGCTGGTTCTGTGGACCAGTTCTGCCTCCAAGGAAAATTCCGTTTTGCAAAATGCGCTGAAGCTGCTGAACAAATACGAAACGGCCAAGGGCAGCACCATCGGCCAGGCCACGGACTACCTGGACGACTTCATGCTTACGGCCTCCGGGTTCAACCTGACCCTGGGCTCCGCTTGGAACGCTTATCCTGTGACCTTTAAGGATATTACTTATTCTAATACCAAGCTGGGCGGCGAGGCGGGCCTGCCCTGGAATGAGGCCGGGCGGCTGCGCTTTGAAATTGACGACCCCAGCATCTTTGAGATTCGGGAAGTGAAGAGCTTCTACGCCGACAAGGGCCTGGGCAGCAACGGCGAGGTGTACGAAAATATCCTCTACTACCTCATCCCTCTGAAGGAGGGCACCACCACCTTCCGGGTGACGCTGACGGACGAGACTGGCACATTCTACGGCCAGACCCCGGAGACCATCGTCCATGTGAACAGCCCGGCGGAGGCCGCCGTGGAGAAGCTGGACCAAAAGCTCACCAACATCAAGAGCCTGCCCCGGACCAGACAGTACGACACCCACTACTACTGGCAGGGCCAGGAGGGCGCACCCTTCACCTTTAAGGTGAACGGCGAAAATGCCAAGGTCTATGTGTGGGACTACCTGGGCGGCGGCAAGAAAACGGCCTATCCCGTGGCCGCGGACGGCACGGTGACCGTCCTTCTGAAGGACGGCTACAACCCCATTGAGGTGACGGCTGACTACGAGGGAAAGACCGTGACCCAGGTGTACGGCCTCAAGGGCAAGGTCATTGACTACACCCTGTCCAATGTGACCCGGCCCGGCCAGGAGCCCCGACTGGGCGACACCATTGACCTGAAGATCACGGGTCTGAGCGTGCCGGTATATAAGATCTTGCGTATCTATAACCCCATGGGGCCGCACTTCGTGTATTTCACGGATGAACTGCCCCAGCAGTATATGCTGAACAGCAACAACGACCAGTATCATATCGGGTCTATGCGCATTGTGCTCACCGGATCGGGGACGATCAACCTAACGGGTGGATATATCTATGAGACCTGGATGGGCAGTAAGCTGGGCTCCGAGCTGACCCAGGGCAACACCGGCGAGATCGCACCCCAGGAAGAGAATAATTTCTCCGTGCTGCCCGACCTGAGCTTCACCGTGGCCGACTACGACGGCTACACCGGCCAGGCGTGGATCAACACAGAGGTGGAGGGCGGCCCCGTGACCAAGGCCGGGAAGACCGTGACCATTAACATGCCCAACATGCCCCTGGACGAGATCGCCAAGAATTACCCCAGCGTCACCAACAGCACTACCGTGAAACTGCAATCGGTGCTGACCATCTTCGGCACCAACATTCCGGGGCTGGAGACGGTGGAGTCCAAGACGGTGCAGAACCCCTTGTCGGGTAAGGACGCCAATTTGACGCCCATCACCTCCATCACCTTTACCGTGCCCGCAGACACCCCCGCTGGGACTTATAAAATCTACGGTGGAACGGTGAAACTGCGGTGCGGCGATCCCAACTACACTATTGCAACAAAGTACCTCTATGAGCGTCAGATCCGGGATGTGGAGCTGACGGTGCTGCCGGAGGTGGACTACAGCGGCATCTACAAGACCACCGGCGACTTCATGGCCACTCTGGGCACCCCCACGGTGAACTCCACCGGCGGCGAGTGGATGGTCATCGGCCTGGCCCGCAGCGGCCGCACCGTGCCCGCCGGGTACTATGACAATGTGGTGGAGTATGTGAAGGCCAAGGCTGACGCCAATGAGCGTCTGCACCCGGCCAAAGTCACCGACAACGCCCGGGTAATCCTGGCCCTGACGGCCATCGGCAAGGACGTCACCAATGTGGGCGGCCACAACCTGCTGAAGGGTCTGGATAACATGGCCTATGTGCAGACCCAGGGCATTAACGGGCCCATTTTCACCCTCATTGCCCTGGATAGCCACAACTACCCCACTATGGGCGATGTGACCCGGGAGAAGCTGATTGAGACCATCCTGGGCGCGGCCTTGGAGGACGGCGGCTGGACCCTCAGCGGCACCAAGGCTGACCCCGACATGACCGCTATGGCCATCCAGGCCCTGGCCCCCTACTATAAGACCAACGAGACCGTGAAGGCCGCTGTGGATAAGGCCCTGGATGTGCTTTCCGGTCTGCAGCAGGGCGACGGCGGCTTTGGCAGCTGGGGCACTGTGAACAGCGAGAGCTGCGCACAGGTCATCGTGGCCCTGACGGCCCTGGGCCTCGACCCCACCTGCGACAGCCGCTTTGTGAAGAACGGAAAGACGCCCCTGGATGCCCTGGCGGGCTTCTTTGTGGACGGCGGCGGCTTCAAGCATGTTGCCGACAAGGGCCGCGACGGCATGGCCACCGAGCAGGGCTACTACGCCCTGGCATCGTACTACCGCTTCCTGAATGGCCAGACCAGCCTGTACGACATGAGCGATGTGGCCGTTCAGACCGCCGGCACCTCCGGCGGCGACAATAGCGGCAACGGCACCAACAACGGCGGCACTCCCGCCACCGGCGATACCGGCGTGCTGGTTTGGGTCATTGCCCTGCCTGTGGCGGCGGTCGCAGCAGCCTTTGTGCTCAAGCGCAAAAAGCGGGAGGAGTAA
- a CDS encoding ParB/RepB/Spo0J family partition protein: protein MPEKTVQKEPGKKPAPSKKPKPQQEVVVQISLSELHPFPDHPFQVREDASMQETAESVKEYGVLVPALARPREDGGYELIAGHRRKHACELAGLATMPVIVRDIDRDAATIIMVDSNLQRENILPSERAKAYKMKMEAIKRQGARTDLTSPKISAKFRSDDEVGQDAGVSGDTIRNYIALTQLVPELQQMVDEKKIALSPAYQLAALTPKEQGLLLETIDSEQTTPSLSQAQRMKKLSQSGELNEDTMLSIMMEQKKPEKNDITLSGEKLRKYFPRSYTPFQIENTIFKLLDAWQKKRQRDQSR, encoded by the coding sequence ATGCCTGAAAAAACCGTGCAGAAGGAACCGGGCAAAAAGCCCGCGCCATCCAAAAAGCCGAAACCGCAGCAGGAAGTAGTTGTTCAGATTTCGCTCTCTGAGCTGCATCCGTTCCCGGATCACCCCTTTCAGGTGCGAGAGGATGCGTCCATGCAGGAAACCGCCGAAAGCGTCAAGGAATACGGCGTCCTCGTCCCCGCGCTGGCACGGCCACGGGAGGACGGCGGTTATGAGCTGATTGCAGGCCACCGCCGCAAACACGCCTGCGAGCTGGCTGGGCTGGCCACCATGCCCGTCATTGTCCGCGACATTGACCGGGACGCTGCCACCATCATCATGGTGGACAGCAACCTTCAGCGTGAGAACATTCTCCCCTCCGAACGCGCCAAAGCCTACAAGATGAAGATGGAGGCCATCAAGCGGCAGGGCGCACGAACGGATCTGACTTCGCCGAAAATTTCGGCGAAGTTCCGCAGCGATGATGAAGTTGGTCAGGATGCCGGTGTGAGCGGAGATACCATCCGCAACTACATCGCCTTGACGCAGTTAGTCCCGGAGCTTCAGCAGATGGTGGACGAGAAGAAAATCGCCCTCAGTCCCGCCTATCAGCTTGCGGCGCTGACACCCAAGGAACAAGGGCTGCTTCTGGAAACCATCGACAGCGAACAGACCACCCCCTCGCTCTCGCAGGCGCAGCGGATGAAAAAGCTCAGTCAGAGCGGCGAGCTGAACGAGGACACCATGCTCTCCATTATGATGGAGCAGAAGAAACCGGAGAAAAACGACATCACCCTTTCCGGTGAAAAGCTCCGCAAATACTTCCCGCGTTCCTATACCCCGTTCCAGATCGAGAACACCATCTTCAAATTACTGGACGCATGGCAGAAAAAGCGCCAGCGTGACCAGAGCCGTTGA
- a CDS encoding DUF5720 family protein, whose amino-acid sequence MNADDFVGGHSILALERFMDETRHMIIFDVLSWKSPVGEKGERLRLFLSDVGYAKAQASERRGEIKIRKQAAVIEGHILPDRKKRRH is encoded by the coding sequence ATGAACGCTGATGATTTTGTCGGCGGGCACAGCATCCTTGCGCTGGAGCGCTTTATGGACGAAACCCGCCACATGATTATTTTTGATGTCCTGTCATGGAAATCTCCTGTGGGTGAAAAGGGCGAACGGCTGAGGTTGTTCCTCTCCGACGTGGGATATGCCAAGGCGCAGGCATCCGAGAGGCGCGGAGAAATCAAAATCCGCAAACAAGCCGCCGTCATTGAGGGGCATATCCTCCCTGACCGGAAAAAGCGGCGTCACTAA